Proteins encoded in a region of the Quercus lobata isolate SW786 chromosome 8, ValleyOak3.0 Primary Assembly, whole genome shotgun sequence genome:
- the LOC115955714 gene encoding uncharacterized protein LOC115955714 gives MCLVKLHELTYIWKGPIQHINFNNLEDLKVIGCKKLTYLFTPALAQSLQKLKFLKIERCDQLEHLIVENVEEQVSSESHLQPLCFPKLERVNVRYCNKLKYLFPITIADSLLELKILTVKENSELMEVFTREGDAGVQKDVTLPQLKLMRLKGLPRLVNFCPKNYQFILPKWMMLRVESCKNMRTTFTRTPYRSVLINGEVAQIDVPTGISTFYPVLTICPANNDITWTTDGLVLDFGFENGVRWVNMLLHP, from the exons ATGTGCTTGGTCAAACTACATGAATTGACATATATATGGAAGGGTCCAATCCAACATATAAATTTCAACAATCTTGAAGATTTAAAAGTCATCGGGTGCAAAAAATTGACATATCTCTTCACACCGGCCCTCGCTCAAAGCTTACAAAAGttgaaatttcttaaaattgaaAGGTGTGACCAATTGGAGCATCTAATTGTTGAAAATGTAGAAGAACAGGTTTCATCAGAGAGTCATCTCCAACCTTTATGCTTCCCTAAACTGGAAAGAGTCAATGTTAGATACtgcaataaattaaaatatctcTTCCCCATCACCATAGCTGATAGTCTTTTAGAACTAAAGATTCTCACAGTAAAAGAAAACTCTGAATTAATGGAAGTATTCACACGTGAAGGAGACGCTGGAGTTCAGAAAGATGTAACGCTCCCTCAACTAAAATTGATGAGACTCAAAGGTCTACCAAGACTTGTTAACTTCTGCCCAAAGAACTATCAGTTTATACTGCCAAAATGGATGATGTTAAGAGTGGAAAGCTGTAAGAACATGAGGACGACTTTTACCCGTACTCCATACAGAAGTGTGCTTATAAATGGAGAG GTAGCCCAGATAGACGTGCCTACAGGGATTTCAACATTTTATCCAGTGCTTACCATATGCCCTGCCAACAACGATATAACATGGACGAcag ATGGATTGGTGTTGGATTTTGGCTTTGAAAATGGGGTGCGCTGGGTGAACATGCTACTCCATCCATGA
- the LOC115955715 gene encoding uncharacterized protein LOC115955715 — protein sequence MEEPSSASENQVMVDDDDGGEVKGGEIPRFEIKVTYEAKLNEILHNINSIEIKLCSDGVKDFIKLLKGHPDRVYNAKDGERKAISKDLNKFARLLIEEYMVDIQKELDSKEVKCQKATLLLMASIV from the exons ATGGAGGAACCAAGCTCAGCCTCAGAAAATCAAG TTATggtagatgatgatgatggtggtgaggTTAAAGGTGGAGAAATTCCAAGATTTGAAATTAAAGTGACCTATGAAGCTAAACTTAATGAAATATTGCACAACATTAATTCTATTGAAATTAAGTTATGCTCTGATGGTGTAAAGGACTTCATTAAGTTGCTAAAAG GTCATCCTGATAGGGTATATAATGCCAAGGATGGGGAGAGAAAAGCAATTAGTAAGGATCTCAACAAGTTTGCAAGATTGCTTATTGAAGAATACATGGTAGATATTCAAAAGGAACTAGATAGTAAAGAAGTGAAGTGCCAAAAAGCCACACTTTTGCTAATGGCTTCGATTGTTTAG